A single region of the Candidatus Liberimonas magnetica genome encodes:
- a CDS encoding P-II family nitrogen regulator, which yields MKLIIAIIKPDRLEDVKKELYKKEVNLITVNEVLGHGRQKGVTEVYRGVVESGNLLRKVRLEIAVNENFVQPTIDAIVKGARTGEIGDGKIFVLDLPRVIRIRTGEEGGEAIG from the coding sequence ATGAAGTTGATTATCGCGATAATCAAGCCGGACAGGCTGGAAGATGTAAAAAAGGAATTGTACAAAAAGGAAGTTAATCTAATTACGGTCAATGAAGTGCTTGGCCACGGCAGGCAAAAAGGCGTGACAGAAGTTTACCGCGGGGTTGTGGAAAGCGGGAATCTCTTAAGAAAAGTCAGGCTTGAGATAGCCGTAAACGAGAACTTTGTGCAGCCTACGATTGATGCCATAGTAAAAGGAGCGCGGACAGGCGAGATAGGTGACGGGAAGATATTTGTCCTAGACCTGCCCAGGGTAATAAGGATTAGGACCGGCGAAGAAGGCGGGGAAGCGATAGGATAA
- a CDS encoding ammonium transporter: MDNILKIDSGDTAWVLMSTALVMLMTLPGLAFFYGGLVRKKNVLSILMQCAIMLCVISLQWILFGYSLAFGPNKGFWGGFQWLGLNGVGLEPYADYAGTIPHQLFMIFQAMFAVITPALIIGAFAERMKFSAFLLFSILWATFVYDPIAHWVWGIGGFLRNMGALDFAGGTVVHINAGIAAIVTAIVIGRRKGYGSPIPPHNLPFTMLGAGLLWFGWFGFNAGSALAANGLAVNAFIVTNTASAAAGLMWAVLEWFHNGKPTTLGVATGAVAGLVAITPASGFVGSMSAILIGLGVSLICFIMVAVAKPKLGYDDSLDAFGVHGIGGIWGALATGLFASKAVNPAGADGLFFGNPAQFIIQLKAVMITIAYSFMVTLLIYKLVDVLIGVRAKEKEEVLGLDLTEHHEGAYTVL, from the coding sequence ATGGATAATATATTAAAAATCGACAGTGGCGACACAGCCTGGGTACTGATGTCAACAGCACTTGTTATGCTGATGACACTTCCGGGGCTTGCTTTTTTTTATGGAGGGTTGGTAAGAAAGAAAAATGTGCTAAGCATTCTGATGCAATGCGCAATTATGTTATGTGTAATAAGTTTGCAATGGATATTGTTCGGTTATAGCCTTGCATTCGGGCCAAATAAAGGTTTCTGGGGAGGGTTTCAATGGCTGGGTTTAAACGGTGTAGGCCTTGAACCGTACGCCGATTATGCAGGAACAATCCCGCATCAACTGTTTATGATATTTCAAGCGATGTTTGCCGTAATAACTCCTGCTTTGATAATAGGCGCATTTGCGGAAAGAATGAAGTTTTCGGCATTCCTTCTATTTAGCATACTATGGGCTACCTTTGTGTATGACCCTATAGCTCACTGGGTATGGGGTATAGGCGGTTTCTTAAGAAACATGGGCGCCCTTGATTTTGCAGGAGGTACTGTAGTCCATATTAATGCCGGTATTGCTGCCATAGTCACAGCCATTGTAATTGGAAGAAGGAAAGGTTACGGGTCGCCAATACCACCGCACAATTTACCGTTTACCATGTTAGGTGCAGGCCTTTTGTGGTTCGGCTGGTTCGGGTTTAATGCTGGAAGCGCCCTTGCGGCAAACGGTCTTGCAGTCAATGCTTTTATTGTGACGAATACAGCTTCGGCTGCTGCCGGGCTTATGTGGGCGGTTCTTGAATGGTTCCATAACGGTAAACCTACCACCCTTGGTGTTGCCACAGGCGCTGTTGCCGGCCTTGTTGCTATAACCCCGGCTTCAGGCTTTGTGGGTTCCATGTCCGCTATCTTAATAGGTTTAGGTGTCAGCCTGATATGTTTTATAATGGTTGCTGTAGCTAAACCGAAGCTTGGTTATGACGATTCTCTTGACGCTTTCGGCGTCCACGGCATAGGAGGGATTTGGGGTGCCCTTGCTACAGGGCTTTTTGCTTCAAAAGCTGTCAATCCTGCAGGTGCTGACGGGTTATTTTTTGGAAATCCGGCACAGTTCATCATTCAGCTAAAAGCCGTAATGATAACTATCGCTTACAGTTTCATGGTAACCTTATTGATATACAAATTAGTTGACGTATTAATAGGGGTAAGGGCTAAGGAAAAAGAGGAAGTGCTAGGCCTTGATTTAACAGAACACCACGAAGGAGCGTATACGGTGTTATAA